AGCTCATGCCGAGCGAGCGGAGTTTGACATGCAGCTGGCGCATATGGGCGAGGGAGCCTATAGCACTGTTGATTTCACGTGGATTGGTGATATCATAGCCATGCAGGCTTCCGGGCGCCGTTTCGAAAACCGGGGAGGCATAAATAGTGGTGATACCCAGCTGGTGCAGGTAATCAAGCTGTTTCTCCAGGTCAGTGAAAGTAAAGTCCCTGTTAAATTGTATGCGGTAGGTCGCTACCGGGGTAAAGAATTCATTCCTCATGATGCGCCATTTCATAGACAACAGCCGAGAGGGGCTGCAGCAAAACCGGTTCATTCTCCAATACTTCATCAGCGGCTTTCACACCTGGACCGTTCCACATTTCATGGGCGGAATCAAATATTTTCTTTAGCGGTGTTGGGGCCATATGATGATAAGTTTGCACTGCCTTATCAAAATTCAATAGTATCAACACCGTATCCTGTCCGCTGGTTCGTTTCATGACCAGTAAAGGCAGCTCGCCGGCAGGATATATCTGCAGCGCATCTTTGGAGACGGCACGCATGGCGGGGCGATGTTTTCTGAAAGCGATCAGGAAACGGTAACAGGCCAGCATGGCAGCGTTAGCAGCTGTTGTAGTGTCCCACTGCAGCCGGCTGCGCAGGAAGGTATCTTCCAATTGGGGGTCTGGTATAGACTTGCTCGTATTAAAAAAAGCAGAGAACCAACGGCTACGGTTCTTTTTCATAGCTTCCACCAGATCGGGGTCTCCATAAGACGTAAAAAACAAAAAAGGGGATTTCTCCCCGTATTCTTCTCCCATCAGCAACAAAGGGATAAAGGGGGATAAAATCACTGCAGAGGCTGCCAGTTTCAGGGCTTCAAAAGACACCAGTGTGCTAAGCCGTTCTCCCAGCATCCGGTTGCCTGTTTGTTCATGGTTTTGGGAGAAGACCACAAAATGCCGGGTGTCGCTGTCTGTCAGCTGGCGGCCAAATTTTCGTTTACGGAACGGGGAATACTGCCCGGTATACACAAAAGCATTGGTAAAGGCATATGCCAGATGGGCCAGTTGCCCAAAATCTTCATAGTACCCCTGTGTTTCACCGGTCAGCAGGCTATGCAGGGCATGGTGGAACTCATCGGCCCATTGTGCAGTAAGGCCGTATCCACCTGCCGCTACGGGGTTGGTGTAACGGGGATCGTTCAGATCGGTGGACGCGATGAGCAGTTTTCGTCTGCCGGTCTGCCGCTCCAGGTCCTCCACTGCTGCTGACAATTGCCAGGTAAAGTGCTGTGCGCTGTTATCCTGACAGGTATGCAGCGTGTCCAGCCGCAGCCCGTCGATATGAAATTCATCCAGCCACATCAGCGCGTTCTGGACGTAAAAGTCACGCACCGGATCACACCAGGCATCGTCAAAATTGATGCCGGCGCCCCAGGGCGTGGAATATTTCTCGGTAAAATAAGGGCCATAGTCGGGCTGATAGTTTCCTTCAGCGCCGGAGCGGCAGTAGACCATGTCCAGGATAACGGCCATTCCGAGATGGTGGGCGGTGTTGACCAGCGCCTTAAAATCATCGGTGGTACCGTAGCGGTTGTGTAACGCAAACGGGTAAACGCCGTCATACCCCCAGTTGCGGTCGCCGGAGAACTGGCATACCGGCATCAGCTCTATGGCTGTGATGCCCAGGGCTTCGAGGGCAGGCAGCCGTTCACGGGCTGCCTGAAATGTGCCTTCGGGCGTAAAAGCGCCTATGTGTATTTCGTAAATAATGAGGTCTTCCGGCGGGAGGCCTTTCCAGTCTTCATCGGTGAAGATAAAGCTGACGGGATTTGTCACGCAGGAAGCGCGGTGTACCGTACTCTCCTGCCGTCTGGAAGCAGGGTCCGGCCGTTGCAGGTGCTCATCCAGCAGGTAATAGTAGTGCATGCCGTCCGAGACGTCTTGTACCGTAACACGCCAGTAGCCGTTGTCTTCCGGGAGGAGCGGATAAGCCACTTCTTCTCCGCCCAGCAGGAGCAGCGTAACACTCTTCCTGAACGGCGCCCATACACAGAAAACACATTCTCCGTTTTCTTTCAGCAATGCTCCTTGTTGATAGCGTGTCATCATCTCACCGGTGTTTAAGACAGAAAAATATTTTCACGCCAACCCCGTTGAAAAGCAAGGTTACTGTTACACTACACCAATACCGCAGGGAGTAGCGCCCCCATAACCGGCTGAGACAGCGCGGGTTGTTTGGTGCTGACGGTCTCAAATATCAGCTTTAGTCCGTCACGCAAAGCGTGCAGATTGGAGGGTTTGACCATCCAGTCAGCAGCGCCTATAAATTTCATCCGGGTCATATCTTCCGGATCAAAAGACGGGGCATAAAAAATAACAGGAACATCCTTTAACAGCGGCGACTGCAGTATTTCTTCCAGTTGACGGGCACCATCAACAGCCAGCCTGCGGGTGTGCAGGAAAATATAATCGGGTTTCCCCGGCTGCCGGGTGGCATAGGACAACGCATCGGCGGCGTTATCAAAGCAAATACAGGCTTGGGTTACCTGTAACAGATCGAGTGCAAGAAAAAACTGGTTTCTGTTGTCACGAATGTCATCAATCACAAAGCAGGACATCTTCTGTTTCATTGTTGCGGATAGTTTATTCACATGGTAAACGAAAACGGTTAACAACCGGCAGGTCTCAAAAGAAATGCCGGCGCAAAATTACGGCATAATCACTATGTTATTTTTTTTCCTGTAGATAAAAATCCCATTTCGTGTAATGCACGTGTAAAATAATCGCGACGGAGACCCGGCCGGAGGCCGTTAAAAACGGAAAATAAAAAACCGGCAGTCATTTTTTGATGACCCCGGTCATATACGGGATTAAAATCCGGTTAACCCATGGCACTGCTATAAACATCTTCCTGTTGTGCCGGATGATGGTTCTGTCCGAATATCTTTTGTTTCGTATGTACATCATCTTCCAGAACACCGGCAGAGCG
This window of the Chitinophaga varians genome carries:
- the treZ gene encoding malto-oligosyltrehalose trehalohydrolase, with product MMTRYQQGALLKENGECVFCVWAPFRKSVTLLLLGGEEVAYPLLPEDNGYWRVTVQDVSDGMHYYYLLDEHLQRPDPASRRQESTVHRASCVTNPVSFIFTDEDWKGLPPEDLIIYEIHIGAFTPEGTFQAARERLPALEALGITAIELMPVCQFSGDRNWGYDGVYPFALHNRYGTTDDFKALVNTAHHLGMAVILDMVYCRSGAEGNYQPDYGPYFTEKYSTPWGAGINFDDAWCDPVRDFYVQNALMWLDEFHIDGLRLDTLHTCQDNSAQHFTWQLSAAVEDLERQTGRRKLLIASTDLNDPRYTNPVAAGGYGLTAQWADEFHHALHSLLTGETQGYYEDFGQLAHLAYAFTNAFVYTGQYSPFRKRKFGRQLTDSDTRHFVVFSQNHEQTGNRMLGERLSTLVSFEALKLAASAVILSPFIPLLLMGEEYGEKSPFLFFTSYGDPDLVEAMKKNRSRWFSAFFNTSKSIPDPQLEDTFLRSRLQWDTTTAANAAMLACYRFLIAFRKHRPAMRAVSKDALQIYPAGELPLLVMKRTSGQDTVLILLNFDKAVQTYHHMAPTPLKKIFDSAHEMWNGPGVKAADEVLENEPVLLQPLSAVVYEMAHHEE
- a CDS encoding two-component system response regulator, producing the protein MKQKMSCFVIDDIRDNRNQFFLALDLLQVTQACICFDNAADALSYATRQPGKPDYIFLHTRRLAVDGARQLEEILQSPLLKDVPVIFYAPSFDPEDMTRMKFIGAADWMVKPSNLHALRDGLKLIFETVSTKQPALSQPVMGALLPAVLV